The following proteins are encoded in a genomic region of Polynucleobacter paludilacus:
- the metF gene encoding methylenetetrahydrofolate reductase [NAD(P)H] has translation MELSVEFFPPKTPEGENKLRLVRERLSETLKPAFYSVTFGAGGSTQSGTLKVVSDIHAAGAMVAPHLSCVGSSRESVRQMLKQYQALGIKRIVALRGDLPSGMGQYGEFHHANELVEFIRSETGDWFHIDVAAYPETHPQAKSPASDIDFFVQKMKAGANSAVTQYFYNTDAYFRFVDEAYEMGVTQPIIAGIMPITNSTQLLRFSDACGAEIPRWIRLRLQSYGDDVASIRAFGEQVVTDLCDQLLVAGAPGLHFYSLNQAEAVLAIADNLSLGS, from the coding sequence ATGGAACTGAGCGTTGAATTCTTTCCCCCTAAAACACCAGAAGGTGAGAATAAATTACGTTTAGTACGCGAGCGCTTGAGTGAAACTCTCAAGCCCGCGTTTTATTCTGTTACTTTTGGTGCTGGTGGCTCTACCCAGTCTGGGACTTTAAAAGTGGTTAGTGATATTCATGCGGCAGGTGCAATGGTTGCTCCACACTTGTCTTGTGTGGGTAGTTCGCGTGAGAGTGTGCGTCAGATGCTGAAGCAATATCAAGCGCTGGGTATTAAGCGCATCGTTGCCTTGCGTGGTGATCTGCCATCGGGCATGGGCCAATACGGTGAGTTCCATCATGCGAATGAGCTGGTGGAATTTATTCGTTCGGAGACAGGCGACTGGTTTCATATCGATGTAGCTGCTTATCCAGAAACCCATCCTCAAGCGAAATCACCAGCGAGTGACATTGACTTTTTTGTTCAGAAAATGAAGGCGGGCGCGAATTCTGCTGTGACTCAGTATTTTTACAATACCGACGCCTACTTTCGCTTTGTAGATGAAGCCTACGAAATGGGTGTTACGCAGCCTATCATTGCGGGGATTATGCCCATCACTAACAGTACGCAGTTACTGCGTTTTTCAGATGCCTGTGGCGCTGAAATTCCTCGCTGGATTCGATTGCGCCTACAGTCCTATGGCGATGATGTAGCCTCGATTCGAGCTTTTGGTGAACAAGTGGTTACTGATCTCTGTGATCAACTGTTAGTAGCCGGCGCCCCGGGATTGCACTTTTATTCATTGAACCAGGCAGAAGCCGTTTTGGCTATTGCAGACAACCTCAGTCTAGGGTCTTAA
- a CDS encoding LpxL/LpxP family acyltransferase, whose amino-acid sequence MIWLQNFFNFLALNLLRLFAFLPYQLTIWIGYGLGWLAAYIPNERAKVVKTNLRLCFPNLSESEIDALAIEHWKLFGRSVLERSRIWLGSDKQITDIVSIESQITLGDRKPRLLINPHFVGLEGGFMALSALASKHDWPRGAGLYQNMKNPLFNQKMIEWRNRFGGKSIERQSRLRDLIREIQTGNFIFIAPDIDLGPKDSVFVPFFGIPTNTITSVSRLAKLSGAEVCLMTTTLNADRNGYTCHISAPLPNFPSDDVEKDTARLNQYIEELVRERPAEYYWVHKRFKHRPPGEPSLYS is encoded by the coding sequence ATGATTTGGCTCCAAAACTTCTTTAATTTTTTAGCGCTCAATCTGCTCCGCTTATTTGCATTCTTGCCTTATCAACTCACGATTTGGATTGGTTACGGTCTTGGCTGGCTTGCAGCGTATATTCCAAATGAGCGTGCAAAAGTTGTCAAAACCAATTTGCGTTTATGTTTTCCAAATCTGAGCGAGTCTGAAATTGATGCATTAGCGATCGAGCATTGGAAATTATTTGGTCGAAGTGTGCTGGAGCGCAGTCGTATTTGGCTGGGAAGTGATAAACAAATCACAGACATCGTTTCGATTGAGTCTCAAATTACCCTGGGTGATCGCAAGCCTCGTCTATTAATTAACCCGCACTTTGTTGGTCTGGAGGGCGGCTTCATGGCACTGTCTGCTCTAGCGAGCAAGCATGACTGGCCTCGGGGGGCTGGTCTTTATCAAAATATGAAGAATCCCCTCTTCAACCAAAAGATGATTGAATGGCGCAATCGCTTTGGCGGCAAGTCGATTGAGCGACAAAGTCGTCTACGCGATCTCATTCGGGAAATTCAAACGGGCAATTTCATATTTATTGCACCCGATATCGACCTTGGTCCTAAAGATTCCGTGTTCGTTCCCTTCTTCGGCATTCCAACGAATACGATCACCTCCGTGTCTCGTCTAGCTAAATTAAGCGGAGCTGAGGTCTGTCTGATGACTACCACTTTGAATGCAGATCGAAATGGCTATACCTGTCATATCAGCGCTCCACTGCCGAACTTCCCATCTGATGATGTGGAAAAAGATACAGCAAGACTAAATCAATACATTGAGGAGCTTGTGAGAGAAAGGCCGGCAGAGTACTATTGGGTTCATAAGCGGTTCAAACATCGGCCGCCAGGCGAACCAAGCCTCTACTCTTAA
- the metK gene encoding methionine adenosyltransferase gives MASDYFFTSESVSEGHPDKVSDQISDAILDAILTQDPTARVAAETLCNTGLVVLAGEITTNANVDYIQVARNTLREIGYDNTAYGIDYKGCAVLVAYDKQSPDIAQGVDKAHDDGLDQGAGDQGLMFGYACDETAELMPLPIHLSHRLVERQSQLRRDGRLNWLRPDAKSQVTLRYVDGKPDSIDTVVLSTQHAEDISLEKLREAVIEEIIKPVLPKHLVKGAIKYLVNPTGRFVIGGPQGDCGLTGRKIIVDTYGGAAPHGGGAFSGKDPSKVDRSAAYAGRYVAKNVVAAGLATKCLIQISYAIGVAKPTSVMVSTFGTGKISDEKIAQLVSEHFDLRPKGIVQMLNLLRPIYRKTAAYGHFGREEPEFTWEQCDKAPALRAAAGL, from the coding sequence ATGGCTAGCGATTACTTCTTTACCTCAGAATCGGTTTCTGAAGGTCACCCCGATAAAGTCTCTGATCAGATCTCTGATGCCATCCTCGATGCCATCCTGACCCAAGATCCAACTGCCCGTGTTGCGGCTGAGACACTCTGTAATACCGGTTTAGTGGTATTGGCTGGAGAAATTACAACCAATGCCAACGTAGATTACATTCAAGTAGCCCGTAATACCTTGCGTGAAATTGGTTACGACAATACCGCTTATGGTATTGATTACAAAGGCTGCGCAGTCTTAGTGGCCTATGACAAGCAAAGCCCAGATATTGCTCAAGGTGTTGATAAGGCCCATGACGATGGTCTCGATCAGGGTGCCGGCGACCAAGGCTTGATGTTTGGATACGCTTGCGATGAAACTGCTGAGTTAATGCCTTTGCCAATTCACTTGTCGCATCGTTTGGTCGAGCGTCAATCTCAACTGCGTCGTGATGGTCGTTTAAATTGGTTGCGCCCAGATGCGAAATCCCAAGTGACCCTGCGTTATGTAGACGGCAAGCCGGATTCGATCGACACGGTAGTGCTTTCTACCCAGCATGCTGAAGACATCTCTTTGGAGAAATTGCGCGAAGCAGTCATCGAAGAAATCATCAAGCCGGTATTGCCAAAGCATTTAGTCAAAGGGGCTATTAAGTATCTCGTTAATCCTACCGGCCGCTTTGTGATTGGTGGTCCACAGGGTGATTGCGGTTTAACAGGCCGCAAGATTATTGTCGATACCTACGGCGGTGCAGCTCCCCACGGTGGCGGTGCTTTCTCAGGAAAAGACCCTTCTAAGGTTGACCGCTCAGCTGCTTATGCAGGTCGATATGTTGCTAAGAACGTTGTTGCTGCTGGATTGGCTACCAAATGCTTGATCCAGATCTCCTATGCGATTGGTGTAGCTAAGCCTACTTCAGTGATGGTCAGCACCTTTGGCACTGGCAAGATTTCTGATGAAAAGATTGCTCAGTTGGTTTCAGAGCACTTTGATCTGCGTCCCAAGGGTATCGTACAGATGCTCAATCTACTGCGTCCGATCTATCGTAAAACAGCTGCTTATGGCCACTTTGGTCGTGAAGAGCCTGAATTTACTTGGGAGCAATGTGATAAAGCCCCTGCATTAAGGGCTGCAGCAGGTTTGTAA
- a CDS encoding lytic transglycosylase domain-containing protein, protein MSPGAFADKSKKVHLPKSYESKLAPEEITDADRTFIELREAAKKNDVFRSQQLAAALANYPYDDYVAYFRIKPQLFDSGGGARADTGADTQVNAFLNQYQGSAIADRMRNDWLLVLGKRKDWSNFDAEYAKFVVDDDTTVKCYVLQSHLAQGENTSKVAFDARSILIDPRYFGQSCQELVPLLVQAGGMTPSEGRAIGRAANEMGFDTMSRRLGGEDPIADVVKMAKTDPARAYKDFQQIGNRYSKENQAVAWGVIGQFLAKKLDPNADDAYRLQQALGYNELLSTESQEWKVRAGLRVKDWTLVKQAIEGMNPAVRSRDPAWTYWYGRALKADGQDAKARESFELIQDQFNFYGQLAREELGKSNHAPARTKVSEQEIDVMANRNGFIRAQHLYAMNLRFEGNREWNWELRNMSDKQLLAAAEYGKRVNLYDRVVNTADRTKQEHDFTLRYPTPFKDDLAPIAKQIDLNLAWAYGLIRQESRFIMNASSNVGAAGLMQVMPNTAKYVAKKIGMTSYTSQQLQDRNTNLTLGSNYLNMVLNDLDGSWVLASAAYNAGPGRSKQWREKLDGPVEGAIFAETIPFNETRTYVKNVLSNSSYYASVMQGQSQSLKQRLGTITPKAATQSDLP, encoded by the coding sequence ATGAGTCCAGGCGCGTTTGCAGACAAGTCAAAGAAAGTCCATTTGCCTAAGTCTTATGAAAGTAAGCTTGCCCCAGAGGAAATTACCGATGCAGACCGGACTTTTATAGAGTTACGGGAAGCCGCGAAAAAAAATGATGTCTTCAGGTCGCAGCAATTGGCTGCAGCTTTAGCAAATTACCCTTACGACGATTACGTTGCTTACTTTCGAATTAAGCCCCAATTATTTGATAGTGGAGGCGGCGCCCGCGCAGATACTGGTGCAGATACTCAAGTCAACGCTTTTTTGAATCAGTATCAAGGGAGTGCGATTGCGGATCGAATGCGCAATGACTGGTTGCTGGTATTGGGTAAGCGAAAAGATTGGAGTAATTTTGATGCTGAGTACGCCAAGTTTGTAGTCGATGACGATACAACGGTCAAATGCTATGTATTGCAATCGCATTTAGCTCAAGGTGAGAATACTAGCAAGGTTGCATTTGATGCGCGCAGCATTTTGATTGACCCTCGTTACTTTGGGCAATCTTGTCAAGAATTGGTGCCACTTCTAGTTCAGGCTGGAGGCATGACGCCAAGCGAGGGTAGGGCCATCGGTCGCGCTGCTAATGAAATGGGCTTTGATACGATGTCGCGTCGTTTAGGTGGCGAAGATCCCATTGCTGATGTGGTGAAGATGGCGAAAACGGATCCAGCTAGAGCATATAAGGATTTTCAGCAAATCGGTAATCGCTACAGCAAAGAGAACCAGGCTGTCGCCTGGGGAGTGATCGGCCAATTTTTGGCTAAGAAGCTGGATCCCAATGCCGATGATGCCTATCGACTGCAGCAGGCTTTAGGTTATAACGAGCTCCTCTCTACAGAGAGTCAAGAGTGGAAGGTTCGAGCAGGCTTGAGAGTGAAAGATTGGACTTTAGTGAAGCAGGCCATCGAGGGCATGAATCCTGCGGTCCGCAGTCGAGATCCGGCCTGGACCTACTGGTATGGTCGTGCACTGAAGGCAGATGGACAAGACGCCAAAGCTCGCGAATCCTTTGAGCTGATTCAGGATCAATTTAATTTTTACGGACAACTAGCGCGCGAAGAGTTGGGTAAATCGAATCATGCTCCAGCTCGAACTAAAGTTTCTGAGCAAGAAATTGATGTGATGGCAAATCGCAATGGTTTTATTCGGGCACAACATCTTTACGCAATGAATCTTCGATTTGAAGGCAATCGAGAGTGGAATTGGGAGCTGCGTAATATGTCTGATAAGCAATTGTTAGCTGCTGCGGAGTATGGAAAGAGGGTGAATTTATATGATCGTGTTGTCAATACTGCTGATCGAACCAAGCAAGAGCATGATTTCACCTTGCGCTACCCAACCCCTTTTAAGGATGACTTGGCACCGATTGCTAAACAGATTGATTTGAATTTGGCTTGGGCATATGGACTCATCCGCCAAGAGTCCCGTTTCATTATGAATGCTTCATCGAATGTCGGCGCGGCAGGCTTGATGCAAGTCATGCCAAATACTGCAAAGTATGTTGCCAAGAAAATCGGGATGACTTCATATACCAGCCAACAGCTCCAAGATAGAAATACCAACTTGACGCTCGGTAGCAATTACCTCAATATGGTTCTAAATGATTTGGATGGCTCGTGGGTGCTAGCCTCGGCTGCCTACAATGCTGGCCCGGGCCGCTCAAAACAGTGGCGCGAGAAATTGGATGGGCCAGTTGAAGGCGCTATTTTTGCTGAGACTATTCCTTTTAACGAGACTCGCACCTACGTCAAGAACGTATTGTCTAATTCCAGTTATTACGCATCTGTCATGCAAGGGCAGTCACAATCCTTAAAACAGCGCTTGGGCACCATTACTCCAAAAGCGGCAACGCAAAGCGATTTACCTTAA
- a CDS encoding polynucleotide adenylyltransferase produces the protein MKTYAVGGAIRDTLMGIPAHDIDYVVVGSSVEEMLAKGFRPVGKDFPVFLHPATQAEYALARTERKTGAGYKGFVFHTDPSVTLEQDLERRDLTINAMAQELSENGEWVGPIIDPFNGQADLAKKILRHVSDAFAEDPLRLLRVARFAARFPEFIVAEETLLAIQAIVRSGELAALSSERIWQELSRGLTATKPMRMFQVLLDAGAAKLLLPSSLNAQLIDEPQRESLRDYLRIVPPTLEERCAVVLMNLPATEIRAWSEAVKMPNEVRDFSEIFSELNLLLKQRGDQKNTAQEILAWFNRADVWRKPERAMMVLTLAKQIGFEVSDLIQALQKAQALELAQCIADLDSSDRNNGEKIRLVVEKARLAAIAAAL, from the coding sequence GTGAAAACCTACGCTGTTGGTGGCGCAATACGAGATACCCTGATGGGCATCCCAGCCCACGATATCGATTATGTGGTGGTAGGAAGTTCTGTAGAGGAAATGCTTGCAAAAGGTTTTCGTCCAGTCGGCAAGGACTTCCCTGTTTTTTTACATCCCGCCACTCAAGCTGAATATGCCTTGGCTAGAACAGAGCGCAAAACAGGCGCTGGGTATAAAGGTTTTGTATTCCATACAGATCCTTCTGTCACCCTGGAGCAAGACCTTGAGCGTCGTGATTTAACCATCAATGCCATGGCACAAGAGCTCTCTGAAAATGGCGAGTGGGTGGGCCCCATCATTGATCCATTTAATGGACAAGCAGATTTAGCGAAAAAGATTTTGCGTCATGTCTCCGATGCTTTTGCTGAGGACCCTCTACGTTTACTTCGGGTGGCCCGCTTTGCCGCCCGCTTTCCTGAATTTATCGTAGCCGAGGAAACCCTCCTCGCAATTCAAGCAATCGTTCGATCTGGCGAGCTGGCAGCACTCTCATCGGAAAGAATTTGGCAAGAGCTATCAAGAGGTCTAACAGCCACTAAGCCCATGCGGATGTTTCAGGTCTTACTGGATGCTGGCGCTGCAAAATTGCTGTTACCAAGCAGTCTAAATGCGCAGCTCATCGATGAACCACAACGAGAGAGCTTGCGAGACTATTTGCGGATTGTCCCTCCAACATTAGAGGAGCGTTGTGCAGTGGTGCTCATGAATTTACCTGCTACTGAAATTCGAGCATGGTCAGAGGCGGTAAAGATGCCAAATGAAGTTCGCGACTTCAGTGAAATTTTTAGCGAACTGAATCTCTTGTTAAAGCAAAGAGGAGATCAGAAAAATACTGCTCAAGAGATTCTGGCTTGGTTTAATCGTGCTGATGTGTGGCGCAAGCCAGAGCGAGCGATGATGGTTTTGACCCTGGCCAAACAAATCGGCTTTGAGGTGAGCGATCTGATTCAGGCCTTACAAAAAGCCCAAGCCCTAGAGTTAGCGCAATGCATTGCTGATCTTGACTCCTCCGATAGAAATAACGGCGAGAAGATTCGGCTAGTGGTGGAAAAGGCGCGCTTAGCAGCGATTGCTGCAGCTCTTTAG
- a CDS encoding 5-formyltetrahydrofolate cyclo-ligase yields MHGNSTKSLRQDLLRQRSEFMASPDYAQTEARLIGVLNQFLTNHSPELKSIALYCPIQNEIDLRPTLLDWANNQADRQLALPFAKEDKHLDFYLWQAGDVLSPSKHGVPEPIPSNSQRPQILPDCILLPCVGWSESQDKKKHWRLGYGGGYFDRTLALLKKLGRQPICIGIGFDWQKLGDTKWSAQTHDEPLTYMLTESGLRP; encoded by the coding sequence ATGCACGGTAATTCAACCAAATCTCTCCGCCAAGACTTACTCAGGCAACGCAGTGAGTTTATGGCATCGCCAGACTATGCTCAAACCGAAGCCAGGCTAATTGGGGTATTGAATCAATTTTTGACAAACCATTCTCCAGAACTTAAATCTATCGCCTTATATTGCCCCATCCAAAATGAAATTGATTTACGGCCTACCCTATTGGATTGGGCAAATAATCAGGCTGATCGACAACTAGCGCTGCCATTTGCAAAAGAAGATAAGCATTTGGATTTTTATCTTTGGCAAGCGGGTGATGTTTTAAGCCCAAGCAAGCATGGGGTGCCAGAGCCGATTCCCAGCAACTCTCAAAGACCCCAAATTCTTCCTGACTGTATTTTGCTGCCCTGTGTTGGCTGGTCAGAGTCACAGGACAAGAAAAAGCATTGGCGACTAGGTTATGGTGGAGGCTACTTTGACAGAACCCTGGCTCTTTTGAAAAAACTGGGGCGCCAGCCGATCTGTATCGGCATCGGCTTTGATTGGCAAAAACTAGGTGACACCAAGTGGTCTGCTCAAACCCATGATGAGCCTCTGACCTACATGCTGACCGAGTCTGGCTTAAGACCCTAG
- the ahcY gene encoding adenosylhomocysteinase: MNTVSDFNLQDFVATRCAIADISLSDFGRKEIAIAETEMPGLIAIRDEFSAQQPLRGARITGSLHMTIQTAVLIETLEALGAEVQWASCNIFSTQDHAAAAIAANGTPVFAIKGETLEQYWDFTHRIFEWADGGFTNMILDDGGDATLLLHLGARAEKDQACISHPTSEEETILFATIKNKLAIDPTWYSTRLEKVKGVTEETTTGVHRLYQMFAKGELKFPAINVNDSVTKSKFDNLYGCRESLVDAIKRATDVMIAGKVAVVCGYGDVGKGSAQALRALSAQVWVTEVDPICALQAAMEGYRVVTMDYAADKADIFVSATGNYHVITHDHMVKMKDQAIVCNIGHFDNEIDVAGIEKYRWEEIKPQVDHVIFPAANGVPEKRIIILAKGRLVNLGCGTGHPSYVMSSSFANQVIAQIELWNAVGTDKYPVGVYTLPKHLDEKVARLQLKKLNAQLTELSDQQASYIGVTKQGPYKPDHYRY; this comes from the coding sequence ATGAATACCGTTTCTGATTTCAATCTACAGGATTTCGTAGCTACTCGTTGCGCGATTGCTGATATTTCTTTATCTGACTTTGGCCGTAAAGAAATTGCCATTGCTGAGACCGAGATGCCTGGACTCATCGCGATTCGCGATGAATTTTCTGCGCAACAACCTTTGCGTGGAGCCCGTATTACTGGCTCTTTGCATATGACCATTCAAACAGCCGTGTTGATTGAAACCCTAGAGGCGCTTGGTGCCGAAGTACAGTGGGCCTCTTGTAATATTTTCTCGACTCAAGATCATGCTGCTGCAGCGATTGCAGCAAACGGTACACCTGTGTTTGCGATTAAAGGCGAGACCCTCGAGCAGTATTGGGATTTCACACACCGTATTTTTGAGTGGGCCGACGGTGGATTCACCAATATGATTTTGGATGATGGTGGTGATGCTACTTTGTTATTGCACCTTGGTGCACGCGCTGAAAAAGATCAAGCCTGTATTAGTCATCCAACCAGCGAAGAAGAAACCATTCTGTTCGCCACCATTAAAAATAAATTGGCTATTGATCCAACTTGGTATTCAACTCGTCTGGAGAAAGTCAAAGGTGTTACAGAGGAAACTACAACAGGCGTGCATCGTCTCTATCAAATGTTTGCAAAGGGAGAACTCAAGTTTCCTGCGATCAATGTGAACGACTCCGTCACCAAGAGTAAGTTTGATAATCTTTATGGTTGCCGTGAGTCATTGGTAGATGCGATTAAGCGTGCAACGGATGTAATGATTGCCGGTAAGGTAGCTGTAGTTTGTGGTTATGGTGACGTGGGTAAGGGCTCTGCACAAGCTTTGCGTGCTTTATCTGCCCAGGTTTGGGTCACTGAAGTCGATCCCATTTGTGCCCTACAAGCTGCAATGGAAGGCTATCGTGTTGTGACAATGGACTACGCTGCTGATAAGGCAGATATCTTTGTTTCTGCGACAGGCAATTACCATGTCATCACTCATGACCATATGGTCAAGATGAAAGATCAAGCGATCGTTTGTAATATTGGCCACTTCGATAATGAGATTGATGTGGCTGGTATTGAAAAGTACCGTTGGGAAGAAATTAAGCCTCAGGTTGATCATGTGATTTTCCCGGCCGCTAATGGGGTGCCTGAAAAGCGCATCATTATTTTGGCTAAGGGTCGTTTGGTAAATCTGGGTTGCGGAACTGGCCATCCTTCCTATGTCATGAGCTCTTCTTTCGCCAATCAAGTGATTGCTCAGATTGAATTGTGGAATGCGGTCGGTACAGACAAGTACCCTGTTGGTGTTTATACCTTGCCTAAGCATCTTGATGAGAAGGTGGCACGCTTACAGTTGAAGAAGCTCAATGCACAGTTAACGGAGTTAAGTGATCAGCAGGCTTCTTATATTGGCGTCACTAAGCAAGGGCCTTACAAGCCTGATCACTATCGTTATTAA
- a CDS encoding complex I NDUFA9 subunit family protein, which produces MKYDILLIGGNGFVGRVLSAKLQNAGYSVLLPTRHLSAARELRMLPKVHLEDADIHDFDELQNLCGRVRSHGAVINLVGVLHDQPDKPYGKVFKAAHVELPKNIITAMQLHGLKRYLHMSALGADEHGPSMYQRSKGAGEAAVKASNLDWTIFRPSVIFGAADQFINLFSKLTTLFPALPLAHCDAQFQPVSVDDVASAFVKSLTMPQTIHQSYDLVGPDVLTMKAIVEFAARKAKTKCLIIPVPNLVGYLQALAFEYLPGPTLMSRDNIASMSLPNTLPVNSQDALVDVFGMSRHTLEGMG; this is translated from the coding sequence ATGAAATACGACATCTTACTCATCGGTGGCAATGGATTTGTGGGCCGCGTTTTATCGGCAAAACTACAAAATGCGGGTTATTCAGTATTGCTGCCTACTCGACATTTAAGCGCGGCTCGTGAACTCAGAATGTTACCTAAGGTGCATCTTGAGGATGCTGATATTCATGATTTTGATGAGCTACAAAATTTATGCGGTCGCGTGCGCTCTCATGGAGCCGTGATTAATTTGGTAGGCGTTCTGCATGATCAGCCCGACAAACCCTATGGCAAAGTATTTAAGGCGGCGCATGTCGAGCTGCCCAAAAACATTATTACCGCAATGCAATTGCATGGCCTGAAGCGCTATCTTCATATGAGTGCTTTAGGTGCCGACGAGCACGGCCCTTCGATGTACCAGCGGAGTAAAGGCGCTGGAGAGGCTGCAGTGAAGGCGAGCAATCTCGATTGGACAATCTTTAGACCCTCTGTCATTTTTGGTGCGGCCGATCAGTTCATTAATTTATTTTCTAAGCTAACAACATTATTTCCGGCTTTGCCTTTAGCGCATTGTGATGCACAGTTTCAGCCTGTCAGCGTTGATGATGTAGCCAGTGCATTTGTGAAATCGCTCACTATGCCCCAGACAATTCACCAGTCCTATGATTTAGTTGGACCAGATGTATTAACGATGAAGGCCATTGTGGAGTTTGCGGCTCGTAAAGCCAAGACAAAGTGTTTAATTATTCCTGTGCCCAATCTAGTCGGGTATTTGCAAGCCCTTGCATTTGAATATTTACCGGGACCTACGCTAATGTCTCGAGATAATATTGCTTCGATGAGTTTGCCCAATACTTTGCCTGTTAATAGTCAAGATGCCTTAGTGGATGTCTTTGGAATGAGTCGCCATACGCTTGAAGGAATGGGCTAG
- a CDS encoding lysophospholipid acyltransferase family protein: MQKLLLKPVLVLIAVLPLCIVQMIGAGLGLLAYLGSASYRQLFRSQYLAVLKAHQLPSRLWTAVMASGQLFSDSFWIWRNPKQALKLVEIQNWNLVEAAINEGHGLVMLTPHLGGFEIIPRVLAQHFPATILYRPSRQNWLNSIVEEGRAYPNMHFVPTNLNGVRQMTRALSKGEAIGILPDQVPSGGDGVWVPFFGRPAYTTPLPARLANRNKTPVIMFTAKRKNLGQGWLMQATRLAPFSEDANLAATEMNQAIEHAILKAPEQFIWAYNRYKHPAGAELPPSN; this comes from the coding sequence GTGCAAAAACTCCTACTAAAGCCCGTTCTTGTTTTGATTGCTGTGCTGCCCTTATGCATTGTGCAAATGATCGGCGCTGGCTTGGGTCTCTTGGCTTATCTTGGCTCGGCAAGCTATCGACAACTTTTTCGCTCTCAATATCTTGCTGTCCTCAAGGCTCATCAATTGCCCTCGCGTCTCTGGACCGCAGTAATGGCCTCAGGCCAGCTCTTTTCAGATAGCTTCTGGATTTGGCGTAACCCCAAACAGGCACTGAAATTAGTCGAGATCCAAAATTGGAATTTGGTAGAGGCTGCGATTAATGAAGGACATGGGCTTGTGATGTTGACACCGCACTTGGGTGGCTTTGAAATCATTCCACGCGTGCTGGCTCAACATTTTCCTGCAACCATCCTCTATCGCCCTTCGCGTCAGAATTGGCTCAATAGTATTGTGGAAGAAGGTCGTGCTTATCCTAATATGCATTTTGTGCCAACCAATTTAAATGGGGTGAGACAAATGACGCGCGCCTTAAGCAAAGGTGAAGCGATTGGAATATTGCCTGATCAAGTTCCCAGTGGTGGCGATGGAGTTTGGGTGCCTTTCTTTGGTCGTCCCGCCTACACTACACCCCTGCCAGCCCGCCTTGCCAATCGCAACAAGACTCCCGTCATCATGTTTACTGCTAAGCGTAAAAATCTAGGGCAAGGCTGGTTAATGCAAGCAACGCGCCTTGCTCCATTTTCAGAGGATGCAAATCTAGCCGCCACTGAGATGAATCAGGCAATTGAACATGCGATTCTCAAAGCGCCAGAGCAATTTATCTGGGCGTATAACCGCTATAAACATCCTGCTGGCGCAGAGTTGCCTCCGAGCAATTAA